From the Cryptomeria japonica chromosome 2, Sugi_1.0, whole genome shotgun sequence genome, one window contains:
- the LOC131060531 gene encoding rRNA 2'-O-methyltransferase fibrillarin 2 has product MRPPRGGGRGGFRGGRGSDGGGRGGGRFGGGGRGGFGGRGGGGGRGGDRGRGRGGGRGGRGGRGGGMKGGAKVVIEPHRHEGVFIAKAKEDALVTKNMASGESVYGEKRISVQNDDGTKTEYRVWNPFRSKLAAAILGGVDNIWIKPGTHVLYLGAASGTTVSHVSDIVGPTGIVYAVEFSHRSGRDLVNMAKKRTNIIPIIEDARHPIRYRMLVGMVDVIFADVAQPDQARIVALNAHHFLKNGGHFVISIKANCIDSTVPAEAVFAQEVKKLQKEQFKPSEQVTLEPFERDHACVVGGYRVPKKQKATAAA; this is encoded by the exons ATGAGGCCGCCAAGAG GAGGTGGGCGCGGAGGTTTCAGGGGCGGACGTGGCAGTGATGGTGGGGGAAGAGGCGGTGGGCGCTTTGGTGGCGGAGGAAGAGGCGGCTTTGGtggcagaggaggaggaggaggccgTGGAGGTGACCGTGGCAGAGGCCGAGGCGGTGGAAGGGGTGGTCGTGGTGGAAGAGGCGGTGGGATGAAGGGTGGTGCAAAGGTGGTGATCGAACCCCATCGTCACGAAGGGGTATTCATTGCCAAGGCCAAGGAAGATGCCCTTGTCACGAAGAATATGGCTTCAGGAGAAAGTGTCTACGGAGAAAAGCGAATCAGTGTCCAA AATGATGATGGAACCAAGACAGAATATAGAGTATGGAATCCATTTCGTTCAAAGTTGGCTGCTGCCATTCTTGGTGGTGTTGATAACATCTGGATC AAACCAGGAACACATGTACTATATCTAGGGGCTGCTTCTGGAACAACTGTATCTCATGTTTCGGATATTGTAGGCCCA ACTGGCATTGTGTATGCAGTTGAATTTTCACACAGAAGTGGACGAGATTTAGTAAACATGGCAAAGAAACGAACAAATATCATACCTATTATTGAAGATGCTCGGCATCCTATTCGTTATAGGATGCTTGTTGGTATGGTTGATGTTATTTTTGCTGATGTTGCCCAGCCAGACCAG GCACGTATTGTTGCATTGAATGCACATCATTTCCTAAAAAATGGAGGGCATTTTGTAATATCTATTAAG GCAAACTGCATTGACTCTACTGTTCCAGCAGAGGCAGTGTTTGCCCAGGAAGTCAAGAAGTTGCAGAAGGAGCAATTCAAACCATCCGAGCAGGTGACACTAGAGCCTTTCGAAAGAGATCATGCTTGTGTTGTAGGTGGATATAGGGTGCCGAAGAAGCAAAAAGCAACTGCCGCTGCTTAA